A window from Lactiplantibacillus pentosus encodes these proteins:
- a CDS encoding MFS transporter, translated as MEQLDTASASDRHNLVCYLGSMIITFFCFYGFNYLVTWLTIQKTGNPQTLGHVMALMMLPAIGLNLVAGQVLSHYSAKTIMFVTDILTALLFIGAYGWFEIRNWTITGLVVVAILNKSIGVFYKLGNKTALPELFASTRLKTINGYQAQIRQLAIVSATTIITGALLWLDPATLILIMGGAFGFSAGLDWQFQVSPSAPSPQGAKHSSFRSVALPKWALSYVVIGYLIDAVVAVCIPWIAVTYLQGHWQLSWLLTANALGILLGPIVFRRSKPYTLLTLTLSAGICLLFMRASLYQLLPMMLVLGVLRSQTNIQFFTHIQQMPTSNRHTLMMWVLTIIDTSTVIGSLLAPRLILHLGSWALPMLGAVIVGFCLIKQAIDYHYR; from the coding sequence ATGGAACAGCTTGATACCGCTAGTGCCAGCGACCGCCACAACTTGGTTTGTTATCTCGGTAGCATGATCATCACGTTCTTTTGCTTTTACGGATTCAACTATCTGGTCACTTGGCTCACGATTCAAAAGACAGGTAATCCACAGACACTTGGTCACGTCATGGCTTTAATGATGTTACCTGCGATTGGTCTCAATTTGGTGGCAGGCCAAGTGTTATCCCACTATTCGGCAAAAACGATTATGTTTGTGACTGATATTTTGACTGCACTTCTGTTTATTGGTGCCTATGGCTGGTTCGAAATTAGAAACTGGACCATTACCGGATTAGTGGTGGTCGCGATTCTCAATAAGTCGATTGGTGTCTTTTATAAACTTGGCAATAAAACGGCGCTTCCGGAGCTATTTGCCAGCACACGGCTTAAAACCATCAACGGTTATCAAGCCCAGATTCGTCAGCTGGCAATTGTTAGTGCCACCACAATCATTACGGGTGCGTTGTTGTGGCTTGACCCCGCGACGCTGATTCTGATCATGGGTGGTGCGTTCGGCTTTTCAGCTGGTCTAGACTGGCAATTTCAAGTTAGCCCTAGTGCCCCATCACCTCAGGGAGCTAAGCATTCTAGCTTTCGATCGGTTGCGCTACCTAAATGGGCATTAAGTTACGTGGTCATCGGTTATCTAATCGATGCTGTTGTTGCCGTATGTATTCCCTGGATCGCTGTCACCTACCTTCAGGGTCACTGGCAATTAAGTTGGCTATTGACGGCAAATGCACTCGGTATCTTGCTAGGGCCGATTGTTTTCAGACGAAGTAAGCCGTACACATTACTGACTTTAACGTTATCAGCCGGTATCTGCTTGCTGTTCATGCGTGCATCATTATACCAGCTACTACCAATGATGCTGGTGCTCGGCGTCCTGCGTAGTCAAACGAACATTCAATTTTTTACGCACATTCAGCAGATGCCCACTAGCAACCGCCACACACTCATGATGTGGGTCCTCACTATTATTGATACTAGTACCGTGATTGGGAGTTTACTGGCCCCCAGATTGATCTTGCACCTCGGGTCCTGGGCGTTACCAATGCTTGGTGCCGTGATCGTCGGATTTTGCCTCATCAAACAGGCCATTGATTATCACTATCGCTAA
- the argS gene encoding arginine--tRNA ligase: MDYKQLVTAALAPALPDFTKEAIFEKLEQPKTSKQGDLAFPTFTLAKTLHKAPQMIASDIVEKVDDTDFEKVVAMGPYVNFFFKKDAFAADILGQVLSAEGHFGDSKLGEQGQVPIDMSSPNIAKPISMGHLRSTVIGNSLANILSKLDYQPVKINHLGDWGTQFGKLITAYKMWGSEAEVKADPINNLLKYYVRFHKEDVDHPEMDDEAREWFKKLENGDEEATKLWSWFRSESLKAFKKIYQRLDIDFDSFKGEAFYNDKMQEVVDILEDKHLLQESQGAEVVDLSKYDLNPALIKKSDGATLYITRDLAAAIYRKRTYDFVQSLYVVGNEQTNHFKQLKAVLTEMGFDWADEIHHIPFGLITSGGKKLSTRSGRVILLDKVLDDAVSLAHEQIEAKNPDLPNKDEVADAVGIGAVVFHDLKNERMNSFDFNLEEVVRFEGETGPYVQYAHARAESILRKAGSPEIATTDQALADPAAWDTLKLLSEFPATVVRASTEYEPSVVAKYAIHLAKAFNKYYANTKILVEDDDLNARLALVKSVSIVLKEALRLLGVKAPDEM; the protein is encoded by the coding sequence ATGGATTACAAACAACTCGTTACGGCAGCCTTAGCGCCTGCCTTACCAGATTTCACTAAGGAAGCGATTTTCGAAAAACTCGAACAACCAAAGACTTCCAAACAAGGTGATTTAGCCTTTCCAACTTTTACGTTGGCTAAGACGTTACACAAAGCACCACAGATGATTGCCAGTGACATCGTCGAAAAGGTTGACGACACTGATTTTGAAAAGGTCGTTGCCATGGGCCCTTACGTCAACTTCTTCTTCAAGAAGGATGCGTTTGCGGCCGATATTTTAGGCCAAGTACTGAGTGCTGAAGGTCATTTTGGTGATAGCAAGTTAGGTGAACAGGGTCAAGTGCCGATTGACATGTCATCACCAAATATTGCTAAGCCAATCTCAATGGGGCATTTACGCTCAACCGTGATTGGTAATTCGTTAGCCAATATCTTAAGTAAGTTGGATTACCAACCCGTTAAAATCAACCATTTGGGCGACTGGGGCACGCAATTTGGTAAGTTGATCACCGCCTACAAGATGTGGGGGAGTGAAGCCGAAGTCAAGGCTGATCCAATCAATAACTTGTTGAAGTACTACGTGCGGTTCCATAAGGAAGATGTTGATCACCCAGAAATGGACGATGAAGCACGTGAATGGTTCAAAAAGTTGGAAAATGGCGATGAAGAAGCGACTAAGTTATGGTCATGGTTCCGTTCTGAATCACTGAAAGCCTTCAAGAAGATTTATCAACGGTTAGACATTGACTTTGATTCCTTCAAGGGTGAAGCCTTCTACAACGACAAGATGCAAGAAGTTGTCGATATCTTGGAAGACAAGCACTTGTTGCAAGAAAGCCAAGGTGCTGAAGTTGTTGATTTGAGTAAATATGACCTAAATCCAGCCCTGATCAAGAAGTCTGATGGGGCGACGCTGTACATCACCCGGGACTTAGCTGCCGCAATTTACCGGAAGCGGACTTATGATTTCGTTCAATCCCTCTACGTCGTGGGCAACGAACAGACGAACCACTTCAAGCAATTGAAGGCCGTCTTGACCGAAATGGGCTTTGACTGGGCGGATGAAATTCATCATATTCCATTCGGCTTGATTACTTCTGGTGGTAAGAAGCTGTCAACGCGGAGTGGCCGGGTCATCTTGTTAGACAAAGTCTTAGATGATGCCGTTTCATTAGCACATGAACAAATCGAAGCCAAGAACCCTGACTTACCTAACAAGGATGAAGTTGCGGATGCAGTCGGAATTGGCGCCGTTGTTTTCCATGACTTGAAGAATGAACGGATGAACAGCTTCGACTTCAACTTGGAAGAAGTCGTTCGTTTTGAAGGTGAGACTGGACCTTACGTGCAATACGCACATGCTCGGGCTGAAAGTATCTTACGCAAAGCCGGTAGTCCTGAAATTGCCACGACGGATCAAGCATTAGCAGACCCTGCTGCCTGGGATACCCTTAAATTATTGAGCGAATTCCCAGCAACGGTTGTTCGGGCAAGTACCGAATACGAACCATCAGTGGTTGCCAAGTACGCCATCCACTTGGCAAAGGCCTTCAACAAGTACTATGCCAACACGAAGATCTTAGTCGAAGATGATGACTTGAATGCACGGCTTGCACTGGTCAAGAGTGTCAGCATCGTCTTGAAGGAAGCCTTGCGCTTACTTGGGGTTAAGGCGCCTGACGAAATGTAA
- a CDS encoding MATE family efflux transporter, which translates to MNDLTKGKPLKLIFWFTIPLLIGNIFQQFYSLSDTLIVGQTLGVKALAAVGSTGSVQFLIIGFAQGLTAGLSILTAQHFGARDFKAVRRSFAISIVVSLIVGIILTVLSLIFVDHILLLMQTPTDIIADARTFLQIMLGGMLAPIGFNLLSNIIRALGDSRTPLWFLIISALINIGLELLFILVFKWGIAGASWATILAQAIATLMCVVYIMVKVPILHIGWRHFKLVWAEVRAHLNVALPMAFQMSIIAIGTIVLQAALNSLGTNSVAATTAAQKIDQLATQPLMSFGVTMATFAAQNYGAHKYERIITGVKQTMWLSGSFSVVAGLIEIIWGKQLVGFFVGHQDVAVLNLSQTYFNVIGSTYLLLSMLFIMRNTLQGLGRSAIPTLAGAAELFMRVFAALILVRLLGYAGACSSEPLAWLGSCAVLLPAYIKSVRDLRRQERMTTVVAEEPTPILADSDKP; encoded by the coding sequence ATGAACGATTTAACAAAGGGGAAACCGTTAAAATTAATTTTCTGGTTTACAATTCCATTACTAATCGGTAACATTTTTCAGCAATTTTATAGTTTGTCAGACACGTTGATCGTTGGTCAGACACTTGGGGTCAAAGCCCTAGCAGCTGTCGGGTCAACGGGGAGTGTCCAGTTCTTGATTATCGGGTTCGCGCAAGGCTTGACGGCCGGACTGTCGATTTTAACGGCGCAACATTTTGGTGCCCGTGATTTTAAAGCAGTTCGGCGGAGTTTTGCCATCAGTATCGTGGTCAGTCTAATCGTCGGTATTATTTTGACGGTACTGTCACTGATATTTGTGGACCATATTTTGTTGCTGATGCAGACGCCAACGGATATTATCGCGGACGCCCGAACCTTCTTACAAATCATGCTTGGCGGGATGTTAGCCCCGATTGGTTTTAACTTGTTGTCAAACATCATTCGCGCACTCGGCGATAGTCGGACACCGTTGTGGTTTCTGATTATCAGTGCCTTAATTAATATTGGCCTCGAATTACTGTTCATTCTGGTCTTTAAGTGGGGCATCGCCGGTGCTAGCTGGGCCACAATTCTGGCACAAGCGATTGCGACTTTGATGTGCGTGGTGTATATCATGGTCAAGGTGCCAATTCTGCACATTGGCTGGCGCCATTTCAAGCTAGTCTGGGCAGAAGTGCGGGCACATTTGAACGTCGCTTTACCCATGGCGTTTCAAATGTCGATCATTGCGATTGGGACGATTGTCTTGCAAGCTGCTCTGAATAGTCTTGGAACGAACTCAGTGGCCGCAACGACTGCCGCTCAAAAAATTGACCAATTGGCGACGCAACCGCTGATGTCGTTTGGGGTCACGATGGCGACCTTTGCGGCTCAAAATTACGGTGCCCACAAGTATGAACGGATTATTACTGGTGTCAAACAAACGATGTGGCTGTCGGGGAGTTTTAGTGTCGTTGCTGGTTTGATTGAAATTATCTGGGGCAAGCAACTGGTCGGCTTCTTCGTTGGTCATCAAGATGTGGCCGTCCTGAACTTGTCGCAGACGTATTTTAACGTCATTGGGAGTACTTATTTATTACTGTCGATGCTCTTCATTATGCGTAACACGCTTCAAGGTCTGGGTCGCAGTGCGATTCCGACACTGGCCGGAGCTGCGGAACTATTCATGCGGGTGTTCGCTGCTTTGATTTTGGTTCGACTGCTCGGTTACGCCGGGGCATGTAGCTCGGAGCCACTAGCCTGGCTGGGCTCGTGTGCAGTACTTTTGCCGGCGTACATTAAGTCCGTTCGTGATTTGCGGCGTCAAGAACGCATGACGACCGTGGTCGCTGAAGAACCGACGCCTATTTTGGCAGATTCAGACAAACCATAA
- the dltC gene encoding D-alanine--poly(phosphoribitol) ligase subunit DltC: protein MDDVKATVLSILQDLTGEDVSSNMDANLFDEGILDSMGSVQLLLELQNQLGIEVPVSEFERSEWETPAKIVAKVASLQ from the coding sequence ATGGACGATGTTAAAGCAACGGTATTATCGATTTTACAAGATCTAACTGGGGAAGATGTTTCAAGTAATATGGATGCCAATTTATTTGATGAAGGCATCTTAGATTCAATGGGTTCTGTGCAACTTTTATTGGAACTCCAAAATCAATTAGGGATTGAAGTCCCCGTTTCTGAATTCGAACGTTCTGAATGGGAAACACCGGCAAAAATCGTTGCCAAGGTCGCCAGCTTACAATAA
- a CDS encoding ABC transporter ATP-binding protein/permease, whose translation MSYLELTNIHKSYQIGKQKFDVLKGINLQFELGEFVAIVGESGGGKTTLVNIISGLDHDFAGTVRIAGQLLDYHHEKQLDQYRREVIGYISQSYNLIAHLTVLENVMLALDMTKLSHGERLRRAHELLAQVGLTAQIRKYPQQLSGGQKQRVAIARALAGDPQILIADEPTGALDADNTAVVMAMLQKIAQDGRLVICVTHSQRVAHAASRIAELNDGHIQPQSNANGQQQASPVSVGAATDAGSPKKPQPIVRQQLPARPLPWHVSVMMAFKHMRHTWTWNTLIVIGTAIGLFAVMLFNGLGTGIKGYINHEMNALVDPQSIMVMHQADNAKDREEQAAAVYDPAVAGGIAARMPVFTGPQLTALRDLKHVTTIEPGISATNATIAINRQKFAAPELTTWTSDESTRNLKVGHVPGNNQIVLDKSSIAQKWSGTKWRQLVGQPVSVSYQTFNLQGKPVTISRTLTVAGIVDSSSEVGINALNYQTMQSMRAAAKVSTQPTFVTARITSRMQNQAVVNEINHLTIDGKRPFAATSISATLDSFNTYVNIATAVLAAIAGISLVVSALMIIVTMFMSVSARMKEIGILRSLGERRRDIRRLFTSEALMIGLISATIATGLSYVAARGLNHMLAKLTGGYALVQIQFSNIVVVFILAIVIAWLAAILPARRAARANPIKALLSE comes from the coding sequence ATGAGTTATTTGGAACTAACAAATATTCATAAAAGTTATCAAATCGGTAAACAAAAATTTGACGTTTTAAAGGGCATTAATCTGCAATTTGAACTGGGGGAATTTGTGGCGATTGTGGGTGAGTCCGGTGGCGGTAAGACGACATTGGTGAATATCATTAGTGGTTTGGACCATGATTTCGCCGGGACAGTCCGGATTGCGGGACAGTTGCTGGATTACCACCACGAGAAGCAGCTTGACCAATATCGGCGTGAGGTGATCGGCTATATTTCGCAGTCATACAACTTGATTGCCCATCTAACGGTGCTCGAAAATGTGATGCTGGCGCTAGACATGACCAAGCTCAGTCATGGGGAACGACTCCGACGCGCACATGAGTTACTGGCGCAAGTTGGTTTGACCGCCCAAATCAGGAAGTATCCACAGCAACTTTCCGGTGGGCAAAAACAACGGGTCGCGATTGCGCGGGCACTTGCTGGCGACCCGCAGATACTGATTGCAGACGAACCCACGGGTGCGCTTGATGCGGACAACACGGCCGTAGTGATGGCGATGCTTCAGAAAATCGCCCAAGATGGCCGTTTAGTGATTTGCGTCACCCATTCTCAGCGGGTGGCTCACGCCGCTAGTCGGATTGCCGAACTCAACGATGGTCACATTCAACCACAATCGAATGCAAACGGACAACAGCAAGCTTCACCTGTGAGCGTTGGTGCGGCAACGGACGCCGGTTCACCCAAGAAACCCCAGCCGATAGTTCGACAACAGCTACCCGCACGGCCGTTGCCTTGGCACGTCTCAGTCATGATGGCGTTTAAACACATGCGCCATACTTGGACATGGAATACATTAATCGTCATTGGGACCGCGATTGGATTGTTTGCAGTAATGCTTTTCAATGGCTTGGGAACAGGAATCAAAGGCTATATCAACCATGAGATGAACGCATTAGTGGATCCGCAGTCAATCATGGTCATGCATCAGGCCGATAATGCTAAGGATCGAGAAGAACAAGCTGCGGCGGTCTATGATCCCGCAGTGGCTGGCGGAATCGCCGCGCGGATGCCAGTGTTTACGGGGCCTCAGCTGACTGCGTTGCGGGACCTAAAACATGTGACTACTATTGAACCAGGTATTTCAGCGACGAACGCGACGATTGCCATTAATCGACAGAAATTTGCGGCGCCAGAACTCACGACTTGGACGAGTGATGAATCAACCCGTAATTTGAAAGTGGGCCACGTTCCAGGTAATAACCAAATTGTCCTCGATAAATCGTCGATTGCCCAGAAGTGGTCGGGAACCAAATGGCGACAATTAGTTGGCCAGCCGGTATCGGTTAGTTATCAGACCTTCAATCTCCAAGGAAAGCCAGTGACAATTAGTCGTACACTGACTGTTGCCGGTATCGTCGATAGTTCCTCAGAAGTCGGAATCAATGCGCTTAATTACCAGACGATGCAATCGATGCGGGCCGCTGCCAAGGTTTCGACCCAGCCAACGTTTGTTACGGCCCGAATTACGAGTCGGATGCAGAACCAGGCGGTGGTTAACGAAATTAATCATCTGACGATTGATGGTAAACGGCCGTTTGCCGCGACGAGTATTTCCGCAACGCTGGATTCGTTCAATACTTACGTTAATATTGCCACCGCCGTTTTAGCGGCGATCGCAGGCATTTCATTGGTTGTTTCCGCACTCATGATCATTGTAACTATGTTCATGTCGGTCAGTGCCCGCATGAAAGAAATTGGTATTTTACGGTCGTTGGGTGAACGACGGCGGGATATTCGACGCTTGTTTACCAGTGAAGCCTTAATGATTGGATTGATTAGCGCCACCATCGCAACGGGCCTGTCGTACGTTGCTGCACGGGGCTTGAATCATATGCTAGCCAAATTGACAGGGGGCTATGCATTGGTTCAAATTCAGTTCAGTAATATTGTGGTTGTCTTTATTCTGGCTATCGTCATTGCTTGGTTAGCCGCTATTTTGCCAGCACGGCGAGCAGCACGGGCAAATCCAATCAAAGCCTTGTTAAGTGAATAA
- a CDS encoding P-loop NTPase family protein, translated as MKKQPHTLVIGGTQPASGKSLLTLALANVLTNWGATVTVVQCDYHTATWTTINGRSSHEWQTDIQTAAELDEFWLALQGIQSDYLLVDLASSGPTHDNYTWLWNECWLPLAQQIILTYSTETDVNTLLYQDLGALQFSMEYTVTNPKIYTVLNQYPAPVAVRRQRPVAELVPFHRQFQTRHAEFAALDLQPLGMLADARKHPEQVLADATQILTKLVA; from the coding sequence TTGAAGAAACAACCGCATACACTGGTTATCGGTGGCACGCAGCCAGCCAGCGGAAAAAGTTTGCTGACGCTTGCGTTAGCAAATGTACTGACGAATTGGGGCGCCACGGTCACGGTTGTACAATGTGACTACCATACAGCAACGTGGACGACGATTAATGGCCGTTCGAGCCACGAGTGGCAAACGGACATCCAAACGGCAGCAGAACTTGATGAATTTTGGTTGGCATTGCAAGGGATTCAAAGCGACTATTTACTAGTTGATCTCGCTTCAAGTGGTCCGACACACGACAATTATACCTGGTTATGGAATGAATGTTGGTTACCACTAGCCCAACAAATTATTTTGACCTATTCTACTGAAACAGACGTTAATACATTGTTGTACCAAGATTTAGGCGCATTACAATTCAGCATGGAATACACGGTAACCAATCCCAAAATCTACACGGTTTTGAACCAATACCCGGCACCAGTGGCAGTTCGGCGGCAGAGGCCTGTGGCGGAGTTAGTCCCATTTCACCGGCAGTTTCAAACCCGACACGCTGAATTTGCGGCCCTGGATCTGCAACCCCTAGGAATGTTAGCGGATGCGCGCAAACATCCAGAGCAGGTCTTGGCAGACGCCACTCAGATTTTGACCAAATTAGTAGCTTAA
- a CDS encoding L,D-transpeptidase, whose amino-acid sequence MKKRETQLIWLTIAASSLTILIGFGQLFISHHQHAVQAKSTIAVTRPAAKPKAPTPVKIDWHQPSMRKAYPTLSNYADLNIQASIKQQRVYLKNNDHVLYTMRASTGKQGSETPRGHFEIQPERGLHFFNAQSGEGANYWVSFKDHGIYLFHSVPVDENNHYIKSEAEQLGKVANSHGCIRLSIADAKWLYENIPTHTPVVIS is encoded by the coding sequence TTGAAAAAACGTGAAACGCAACTCATTTGGCTGACCATTGCAGCCAGTAGTTTGACCATTTTGATTGGCTTTGGACAGCTCTTCATTAGCCATCATCAGCACGCTGTCCAGGCAAAATCAACCATCGCTGTGACTCGGCCCGCTGCTAAGCCTAAGGCACCAACGCCGGTCAAAATCGACTGGCATCAGCCGTCCATGCGCAAGGCCTATCCAACGCTGAGCAACTATGCCGACTTGAACATTCAAGCCTCAATCAAACAGCAGCGCGTTTATTTAAAAAACAACGACCACGTCCTCTATACTATGCGCGCCTCAACGGGTAAACAAGGCTCTGAGACACCGCGTGGTCACTTTGAAATTCAGCCGGAACGCGGCCTACACTTCTTTAACGCCCAGTCCGGCGAGGGGGCCAATTATTGGGTCTCCTTCAAAGACCACGGCATCTACCTCTTTCACTCGGTACCCGTGGATGAAAATAACCACTATATTAAGTCGGAAGCCGAACAGCTCGGGAAAGTGGCCAATTCACACGGCTGCATCCGCCTGTCGATTGCCGATGCCAAGTGGTTGTACGAGAATATCCCGACCCATACACCCGTGGTGATTAGCTGA
- a CDS encoding GNAT family N-acetyltransferase has protein sequence MNFTTIAFDQLTVRQLHQIYKLRVAVFVVEQHCPYQEVDDTDLTAWHLLGQDQQGHLIAYARLMQETNHQARIGRVLTNPDFRGQGAGKQLVQRALEQVNALWPETSQVNIQAQHYLDRFYRRFGFEPVSAVYLEDGIPHQDMVLKLR, from the coding sequence ATGAATTTTACAACAATTGCTTTTGATCAGTTAACAGTGCGCCAGTTGCACCAAATCTATAAGTTGCGGGTGGCAGTTTTCGTCGTTGAGCAGCATTGCCCATATCAAGAGGTCGATGATACTGATTTGACCGCTTGGCATCTACTGGGGCAGGATCAACAGGGGCACTTAATTGCATACGCACGCTTGATGCAGGAAACCAATCACCAGGCCCGCATTGGTCGGGTGCTGACGAATCCGGATTTTCGTGGTCAGGGTGCCGGCAAGCAATTGGTACAGCGGGCGCTTGAGCAGGTCAATGCGTTATGGCCGGAAACGAGTCAGGTCAATATCCAGGCACAACACTACTTGGACCGCTTCTATCGTCGCTTTGGCTTTGAACCCGTTTCAGCAGTCTATCTGGAGGACGGTATTCCGCACCAAGACATGGTTTTGAAGTTACGCTAG
- a CDS encoding LysE/ArgO family amino acid transporter: protein MQVFLQGLLFGIVYIAPIGMQNLFVVSTAIEQPLQRALRVALIVIAFDTSLSLACFYGIGKLLQTTPWLELAVLFVGSLLVFYIGWQLLRQPEAAMDTLDSDFSYKAAILTAFSVAWLNPQALIDGSVLLAAFRVSIPAALTHFFIAGVIIASVIWFIGLTSLISKFKHLMRPRVLLWINRVCGLIIILYGIKLLANFVTKI, encoded by the coding sequence ATGCAAGTCTTTTTACAAGGATTATTATTCGGTATCGTTTATATTGCACCAATTGGGATGCAAAATCTATTTGTGGTCTCAACGGCCATCGAGCAACCATTACAGCGGGCCTTGCGTGTCGCACTGATTGTCATTGCGTTTGATACATCACTGTCACTCGCATGCTTTTATGGCATCGGTAAGTTATTACAAACAACACCGTGGCTGGAATTAGCTGTGTTATTCGTCGGCAGTTTACTGGTCTTTTACATTGGTTGGCAATTGTTGCGGCAACCAGAAGCGGCGATGGACACACTCGATAGTGATTTTTCTTATAAAGCGGCGATTTTGACGGCGTTTTCAGTGGCGTGGCTAAATCCACAAGCCTTAATCGATGGGTCAGTATTACTCGCGGCCTTTCGGGTGTCGATTCCTGCAGCGCTGACGCATTTTTTCATTGCAGGCGTAATTATCGCGTCCGTTATTTGGTTTATCGGCCTCACGAGTTTGATCAGTAAATTCAAGCACCTGATGCGGCCACGCGTCTTATTGTGGATCAACCGTGTCTGCGGGCTGATTATTATTTTATACGGGATTAAACTACTCGCGAACTTCGTGACTAAAATATAG
- a CDS encoding aminotransferase-like domain-containing protein translates to MAVLTINWQPDKQATTPIYQQITDYFQKQISTGNWAVGSKLPAQRKLAEQFGVNRSTLITALDELMAVGLITSNPGSGMVVSGNHWSSLLAEHVNWSQYVKAGQFKPNSHALQKINQFETDAVIRLSTGEPAPEQFPRPLFQRAFAHLGERLTSLNYTEPAGILALREQITRHLQTVGIKTQPENILITSGSLQALQLVSMSLFPKDATIYTEAPTYVKSLHVFQSAHTHLAGIPMDNQGLAYWQMAAPAPGQHAILYTIPTFNNPTGIVMSAERRQQVLQTAQEHRLPILEDAAYQDVWFEQQPPQPLKALDTTGNVIYFGSISKSLAPGLRIGWTVAAQPVIDRLTDVRMQTDYGASSLSQLVLAEILADPEYDTYQANFRVVLAQKAATAQDILRHYWGDFATWQAPTGGFYLWVRLADSINIPKLFDLATAHNVLFNPGSIYDFQPNQYIRLSFSYESSARFEQGIKILTELIHANFNV, encoded by the coding sequence ATGGCCGTATTAACGATTAACTGGCAGCCAGATAAGCAAGCTACCACACCAATTTACCAACAAATCACTGATTATTTTCAGAAACAAATCTCGACCGGCAACTGGGCAGTCGGATCCAAACTGCCCGCACAACGCAAACTCGCGGAACAGTTTGGTGTCAACCGTAGTACCCTGATTACCGCGCTGGACGAGCTGATGGCAGTCGGACTGATTACCAGCAATCCAGGCTCGGGCATGGTCGTTTCTGGGAATCACTGGTCCAGCCTCCTTGCCGAACATGTCAACTGGTCCCAATACGTCAAAGCCGGGCAATTCAAGCCCAACTCCCACGCCTTGCAAAAAATCAACCAGTTTGAGACCGACGCCGTCATCCGTTTGAGCACCGGCGAACCCGCACCGGAACAATTCCCGCGGCCACTCTTTCAGCGGGCCTTCGCACATCTGGGCGAGCGACTCACCAGTCTCAATTACACCGAACCAGCCGGTATCTTAGCGTTACGGGAACAAATCACGCGCCACTTACAAACGGTCGGCATTAAGACCCAACCCGAAAATATTCTGATTACATCCGGTTCATTGCAAGCGCTACAACTCGTTTCAATGTCACTATTTCCAAAGGACGCGACAATTTATACCGAAGCGCCGACCTACGTCAAATCCTTGCATGTATTTCAGTCCGCCCACACGCACTTGGCAGGCATTCCGATGGATAATCAGGGTCTAGCTTATTGGCAAATGGCCGCTCCCGCACCCGGGCAGCACGCCATTCTCTACACCATTCCGACGTTCAATAATCCAACTGGCATCGTGATGAGTGCTGAGCGCCGCCAACAAGTCCTGCAAACCGCTCAGGAACACCGTTTGCCAATCTTAGAAGATGCCGCCTATCAAGACGTTTGGTTCGAACAGCAACCGCCACAGCCGTTGAAAGCACTTGATACGACTGGCAATGTGATTTATTTTGGCAGCATCTCAAAGTCACTGGCACCCGGACTGCGCATCGGTTGGACGGTGGCAGCCCAACCGGTCATCGATCGACTGACGGATGTGCGGATGCAAACGGATTACGGGGCAAGTTCATTGTCACAGTTGGTCTTAGCTGAGATTCTTGCGGACCCCGAATACGACACTTATCAGGCCAATTTTCGAGTCGTTTTAGCCCAGAAAGCCGCCACCGCGCAAGATATTTTGCGCCATTACTGGGGCGACTTTGCCACGTGGCAAGCTCCGACTGGCGGTTTTTATTTATGGGTACGCTTGGCAGACAGCATCAACATTCCCAAGCTCTTTGATCTGGCGACTGCCCATAACGTGTTATTCAATCCTGGTAGCATCTATGACTTCCAGCCTAATCAATACATTCGCCTGAGTTTCTCTTACGAATCGAGTGCGCGTTTCGAACAGGGTATCAAGATTTTGACTGAGCTGATTCACGCCAACTTCAATGTTTGA